The DNA segment GTGAAACAATGAACTTCTTTTGTTGCGTTACAGAGCTACGACTTGGATAAAACTAATTACATGACAATCGTTTTCCCCCAgtaagttgattttttattgttttaacagaTCGCAGCTGTGATTTGTCACCTCAGTGCTTCCTTTACGTCAGAAGTTGTCATTTGCTGTGGGTtcagaaaaattgtaaaacaacTTGTGGACTTCCTTGCTGATGTGtcaaataaaagcataaaagacCTCAGTAGTTTGCCGGATGTCAATGAACTTACGAAGCGAAACGCGCTTTTACCGTGACGTAGGTGAAGTATAGATGTTGTAAACTCAAGGCAATGAATATTTGAACCTACTCTAGCATCCAAATTGTAGAAACTGCCTTAGAACGAATCTTTTATTTAAAcgaaatttttacaaactttgAACAATCTGCGCGAAACAAATTGCTACAAACTAAATGTAAAGTTGATTTTGCGCAACCACGAGTAGACGCTTTCAGCATTTAATAAAAAgttctgcaaaaaaatattcgCCAGGGGCGGTTTTAGGCTAATTTCGGAAGAGAATGTTGCAAATTGTACCTCACTGAGTCTTGAGTGCTATTGGATTAATTTCAATTTGGTGCCTTTAATAGATAATAATAACTTTATAGATTGTGCcgaaaaatggaagaaaatatTACAATGTTGTTGATTACGACGATGCTTCTTGCATGTAACGTTGAGTTAGGGGAATAATGTTGTTTGTTAGAAAACAAACGTGACGTCTGTTCGTGTTCGCACGAAATTATTTCAACTTATCTtagcaaagaaacatttaccGTAATGTCATTCAGTGGAAATTGCGTTTCCGTCTCGTCATTGCCAAAAACGATTGTTTCAAATAACAAGTATTAGCAATTAGCCGAAGGCGAAACTAcataattgtgacgtaaaagaAAATAAGGCAATGAGCTTCTGGCTGGCGATGTCGCGATTCTTACGTCATAAGTTGACTTTTTCCCGGAAGGCGCGTATACGAAAATCCCCTTGAGAAAAAGCTTTAAACGCCAAGTGCGAGGCTCGATTGAAACCAGATGATAAGAAGAAGTTCAAATCATTCAACTGTAGCTTTCATCATGGATCTTAAAGCACATATGGGGTAAGTTTGCCGAGTGaatgaaattttaagtttctttAAAAACGTTCGAGTCTGGCTAATTTGCAAGGTCAAACTCATCAAGCTGCTTAAACGAAAATCAATGCTTTCAACCAAACTTAGCTTCAGGCGTTAGCTGTTTTGTAGAAATTTTTTAGCCTTTAAATGttagtttaaaataaacaaaaacggCTGCATCCTGCATCGACTTGCTAAATTGGTGTTGTCTTCAACCCAGGTGTGGACTCTTGCTGTTTGTCGTGCTCAGTTTTCCTCCTCAGACCAACTCTCAATGTGCAAGTAAGTTCTTCTACGTTCATCTCTGTCTGTGCATGCTTCATTCAGCTGACATGACAACCCAAGAAAGTAAATCCTCATGAAGGAACGCTACAAGTGTTGGAGGATTCCCGCAAGTCAAGAAACAAGTCCAAGATTTGatattttatagcaactatctCGTTATGTTCAGGGGTCGGATGCTTCGACTGCTTCGACTGGTGTGGCACTACGACAACTTGTGACgttgaactttttaaaatattctgCGCTAAAACCTGCAATGCGTGCGCTACAGTCAGCCAAGGTAACAGTTGTTTTTATAGCAAGGTTGTCTCACTTCTTTTATAACGAATGGTTTCAACGTATCTAGCAGTTGCCTGGACTGATTTTTATTCACTGTCGGTCGTGACGTATGTAACCAAAACCTTTGAAGCGTGTCTTACTATTGATTTTTCTGAGTAAACTAGTTAGATTGGTTTCAACATTTAGCGATTTCACCTGTGATTATGATCTCAtaatgtgtttaaatttacCTTGAATCCATTACCACGCATATTGTGTTATAATGAATAACTCTGTGTGCGCTTTTCTTTCAAGTAAAATCTTCATAATTTGATTCCAAAACAGCTGCCTTCGAAAAAGAGTTTGTCCAAAATAAATGTACGTAGTTTAAATAAAGGCAAACATAAGAACCTACAAAGGCCTAATTAACGCCAGGCCGCTCTGTCTACAACGCTAAATGAGCTGGAATAACAAAGCTCTTCTGTGACCTCGCGTGTCGCTGTAACATGCTGTCAATCATTCCTTTTgtttaacaacaaacaatgaaaCTTTAACCGATCTCATTTGCATAAATTATGAATTTAAGATATCgcaataatttttgttatttgattACAAGCGTTGTCTCAATCTACATCACAGGCCGCTTTTGTTCCGGCGGGTTGGACAGCTCTGTTGTACTCTATAATGGTTTCGGTTTCATTACATCGGGCCCGTGGTATTTTCAAATTATCAAATGTAGCTTTCTGCAACAGCGGtgaaaattacaaatattAGTTTTATCCTTTCTGACGAAACCTCTCCGCCAGATTGCAAAGACCTAAACTGCCAACATCGTTGCATTCGAGATGGAGATTCGGGCGAGCGTCGGTGTCAGTGCTTTGACGGATACAGGTTGGATGAGGATGGACGGACGTGCACTGGTAAGAAATACAACTACAGCACAAAATGAACACAAACAAGACACGGTACTGTAATGTCTTAGCTAAAACAATTTACATGGACACAAAAACATTCCCGGTACTGACATTAAAAGTTGTATCTTCATGGTTGAGCGCAGAAATAATTATTGGACCTTTGCACGTATAGAGCTGATCTAATTTGAGTTTTGCTGCATTCTTGAGTAACCCTGCACTTAActataaatatttacaaatgtATCTTCAGACATCGACGAATGCGCGGAAGACCCAAACCTGTGCTTAAACACCACAGAGGCGCATTGCGACAACACTCCTGGAAGTTACAGGTGCACCACGTGCAGATCGTTCAAGCTTGGACCTGCTACTTACTGGAATTATTACAGAAAAGAAGAATGCTGCAGACAAAACGCAAGTAGGATATACTCGTGAAGTTCTTTCGCATACACGTAAAGTCAAGTCAGTACAACTGACGCCAAAGAGATCTAGGGATTTTCTCCTTGTATTTTACACAATTGTTGCAGAAAACTGTATTGTTGATGCGATTTTATCTGTTTGTGGGAAggtttgaaacaatttttgagATAAGAGTATATCCCGCTTTGATAAAAGTTCGTAAATTAtccaaaccttaaaaactgcattttacttttttctttgttacttCGTTGCATGAAAGAAATTTTGATATTGTTcagaaaatttctttcaatGTGGATCGAGCTTAACAAATGGAGGCAGAGTGGTAGGAGGGAGAAATGCGTTGTTTGGAAGCTGGCCGTGGATGGTAGATAATTAATCTTTGTTCGATTCCGGGagtttttataaatgttgacCCACATACTTCTGTGCAGGCTCACATCGGCCTTGAAGACAAGATCTGCGGAGGAACTCTCATCAGCGATGAATGGGTTTTGACCGCAGCTCACTGTGTGTGGTAAGTGACGTAATATGACGTGTAGTTTCAAACTACCATAAATTAATCAGGAGAATTCTTAAAATGACTAATTACAAATTTGCTGAGGCTTGACGGAGAATCTATTTCCACCATCAATGCCAACAGACCTGCTTACAAATTGTGGAATGTTGTTGTcgcaaatttcaaaaccacCTTCTTGCGGAATAAATCTTTAACATCATATTTCACTACTTTGTCACTTTTCTTTTGCCAATGCTGGGGAGGTGAATGGATAAAAAATTAGagaaagttttgttaaaaccTGTTTTTCTATATTAAGCTCGTATGTTTCTCGTCAAAACCTCGTTCTCCTCCTTCTAGTTTTCTGTGATTACTAATGGAAATCTAGGTTGTTtgctaaaattataaattaaattaaattaaaccaattaaaatgaaaatacagaaataaatatttaaagaagTGAAAtcaatgcaagttttttagttttatttcgttaatatttttttgtgattttttaatttaataaaccccttatttgctattttttactcaatttttgttttgggaAGCGATTCAAGACAAGATTTTTCCGATTCTTTTCATGTTTGAACTTTTCACGAGagataacttgtttttggcGCGTtccaattattttttaaattcatgGAACTGTGCGTTTCGATAAACTTCTTGTTTGAATTAAGTTGCATCCAGCTTGTTATTTTCTGCTTggctaaatttttattttgtgtcttccattttaaaatattaaaataccCCAACTTTGTACTTGATTTTCAAGGCAGCTAAATTATGAAAACTTTGCAGTTAAAGTCTATTTGTCATTTTCAGGTCCACGCGGAACCACTAAGTAGTGACAGTTTTCAcacaaactttgtttttctcGTTTTAGGAAGTTTAGGAATAGACCAGGCGTAGTGAGAGTCGTGCTCGGTGTCCTGAGGTCAACTCCTAAGAACGGGAACATCCACCAACAATCCACAACCGCGATGCGggtatgacgtcattgcaATGAATAAAAACCGCGGTGTCGCGGAAGGAAAGTTTATGCTTTCATATAATTTCTTGGTGGTTGTTTTTCCTTCTGATCATGAATTGTTCATCTTGATTTAATGCGATATCAAGTGACAAAGTGACCAGACTTggaatttaaaactttgaggTTTTAAAGCTGAATCattgatgaaatttatagGAAGAACCATCGTTTAAAGCTGAATTACTGAATGAAGAAATTTATAGGAACCATCGCTATGGTCATTTTGGAAAAAGGCCACGAaactaaaaatagtttttatttttaaacccaACATTAATGATTAATATGCACCCATCATCCCAAACTAGTTCTTTAAGTCTGCCATTACGTCattaaaaaaatcattcaataaaaatcccaaaagttataatcTGGCCGGCTTATGCAAAGGCTGCAGTCAAACCAAAGTACAGCAGGCACTTACCAATGCGTcccattttgtaattttgtcaAATGAACGAGCTATCTTGTTGAAACGTGTATCGCTGGCCGAATGATTAATGACATACGTCACGTTTGTAAGTCGTCCCTAccgtgacgtcacaatgtgtAAATTGTATCCGTAGTACGACGAACATAATATGGTCATTATTGCGTCGATGTCTGAACTGTACGAAACGTCTTTGTATCAACTCaaagtttttgtaactttccATTAAACCCATTCAATTCAATGCGCAGAAGCCGCATCGTGACACGTCCAACGCATCCGTTCGCACGAAGTTTAAACAATTTCCATTTTTCACGATGTTGTTGGACGTGATTAGTGTGAATAGGGGGaggaatattttaaaaattgatgtaaacggAAGAGCTGTTCGTTAATGAATAACATGGTTGCAGATTTACATCCATGAAAATTACACCCACACAGACAACGACATTGCGTTGATAAGGTTGCGAAGGAAAGCAAAGACTGGAACCTACGTGGGCAGGGTTTGTCTGCCAAATGGAGAAGAACCTGAGGATGGAGAAATTTGCATTGCTACTGGATACGGCACAACCGGTATCTTTGTTCATCTTTTAAACGCTCAATCCTTTTAAACAGAGAAGAATAGGGAAAGCTGTCTCACAATTTATGGGCTTCGAACCCGGTAAATTAATCCACACCCACGCGTTGTACAACAGAATACCGAGGTAACTTAGCGACCACTTTGCAAGAAGTCAGTTTGCCAATCGTGAACAGTGAGGTTTGTCGAAGATCCTACAGCAATCACACCAACAACATCAATCCGGATCGTTATATGTGCGCTGGTTACGAGGAGGGAGTAAGAGACACGTGTCAAGGTAATTAATGAGCGGGATAGAACCTACTGCGCTTTTGCGCTTCCTTATATTCATTCTAACGCATGATTTGTcgattttcaaattttttaattacattGATGGTGGCCGGTCAATTCAACTCAGTGGATATTCAACTCACACATGTTGTTCGGGTCATCCTGGGTTTACTCGTCCAGGGTTGAATTATTCTGAGTTGAACCGACTGCAACATGTATTAATACGCACCTTGACTATGCTGAAGTATTTACGGAAACTTTGCTTCAAAATAAGAAATCATAAAGAAAGACGTCAAATTTCCACTACAGGTGACTCTGGTGGTCCACTAGTTTGTCAGAGATGTAAAAACTGCGACTGGTACATCGCTGGAGTTACGGCGTTTGGGAGAAGATGCGGGTCGCCCGGATACTACGGCATCTACACAAGAGTGACCGCGTTCGAACCGTGGATTTCTCAAATAACTAGTATTCCAGTAACAAACGAAGAATGCAAGCGGGCAGGTGAAATGAAATGTCGGCATGAAAGCTCTGCACTATATCGCTTTGTAGGTTTTTGTATAAGCCAATGGCAATAATATACAGCACAGGGCGACAATTGTGTTGTGGCGATGCTGAAACAGGCCCAGTGCAAATGCTTGGTGGCTCTCCAACACTGTTTTACTATTTTGTTCAAGTGTGGACACGGTGGGGGGCTTTCACTCCTTGCAACGCTGAATGTGGCGGTGGAAAAAGGAGTCGCATTCGCCACTGCAAGTACGGAAGCGCAAACATCGACATCGGATGTCGTGGAGATACTGAAGAAACGGTGGATTGTAACACTCAATCTTGTGTTGGTATGTTCTATGGAGTCGAGGTAATTTTATCAACAAGACGCAGAAGtggattttcaaaattactccGTCGTCTAAAGATGCATTCTGGTCGAGTTACGACATCGGGAGTTGCTCGAGATCGTGCGGGGGCGGGACGCGAACAAACAGGCGGATCTGCGTCAACGGAAGTCCGGGCCAGAAAGGCTGCGAAGGAAACGCTTCCATGGTTGAGGTGAAACATCCGCCTCctgtagcaaaaaaaaaaacagttgaaaTAATTCATATGGAGGCTTTTCAAAACGTGCTGAGAAACGACGACAAAATCATTTTAGtggtaaaataaacaaacaaataaatgcgTTTCTCAACTCTGTGCATTAGAATTGCAATGAACGCCCGTGTCCTATCTGGGGACCTTTTGGCGCTTGGAGTGATTGCACAAAAGAATGTGGGACCGGAACACAAAATTCCACCAGAGTGTGCTTGAACGTCGTCGTTGGAGAGGAAGGTTGCAGAGGAGAGAGCAAAAAAAGTCGAAACTGCAACACACGTAGGTTGCagaattgtttgtttcttaGACAGAACGTAACTATCTGAGCACTGCAACGATCGTAAGAAAATTAGAACCACCGTATATATGATGTTGATGCACGTGATGGcgaatttatttgaaatcaaACAGAGATTTGCGCCCATTGGAGCGAATACGAGCCATGGAgtgattgtgatgtcacttgCATGCAATCTAAAGAGCGCCGTTGCGTGGGAGGTAAAATAGGAAACGACGGATGCATCGGTGACGCAATAATCAACCAAACATGTTGCCAAGGTAACTGACTTGGTAAAAGTACTACGTGTTCAGTACTTGTGGTCTAGTAATGTAAAGGAAAGGCAACGAAATAGCGTTTGGTAAATATTCTGTGGCCTGTCTATGAACAATGTGTTAATCAATCGTTAGCATTTGGACAATGGTCGCAGTATGGGGAATGCAGCAGGACTTGCGGTGGTGGACAAAGAACAAGAACTCGCCAATGTCCAGATCCTGTTCGTTGCTTACCAGACCAACACGGCACCTCAACCAGCCAGTCCCAACCCTGCAACAGCGGCATTTGTCCGGGGAAATGGACGGAGTGGTCCAAAAGGGGCACGTGTTCGGTCACCTGCGGTCAGGGGCAACAGGAGCAAGTACGTCGATGTGAAGGGGGTGAAATCGGTGGGCCAGGGTGCGAAGGAAACGCGACCAGGGTAATTCCCTGCAACAAAACCCCAGTCTGGGAGGCGTGGAGTGATTACAGCGAGTGCAGCAAAACATGCGGCCATGGAGTTGAAACAAGGACAAGGTGAGTCTACATTCACTGAACTATGATGAGGTAGAATATGGCACTGACTGTAATATCGAGATAAACACCAACGGCAACATTGAATTATTACTGGTGTTGCTTTCTTCTTTATGTGGGTGCCCGGTAACTTAAATTTGTTGTGCTCTTGAAACAAACACGAGCAAACAAACTTGTTAATGTTAACTTTTGCTAACTAATCAAATTAGATATTATtgcactcactcactcactcactcactcacttacttacttacttacttactcactcactcaatcaatcaatcaatcaatcactcactcactcactcactcactcactcactcactcactcactcactcactcactcactcactcactcactcactcacttaCTCACTCACTTACTCGCTCACTCACttactcactcactcacttactcactcactcactcactcactcacttaCTCACTCACTTACTCACTCACTTACTCACTTACTTACTAAATTTCCAGTTTGTGAAAATTACTGACAAGTAAATCTTTGCCAGAGTTTGCTGCGGAGGTGAAGGGTCATGCGAGGGCGAAGCTCAAGAAAAAAGACCATGCAACCTGGTCACGTGCCTTCCAACTGACCAGTGCGCGCAATATGTCAATCTTGTTGATGACGTAACGTGTCAAGGATTTGCGAAACAAGAATACTGTACCAGCACGTACCAAGCTTACATGGAAGAAAACTGCCAGCTGACTTGTTGCAGATATGGCGACTGTAAGTGGTGTAACAATAGGCATAGAATTTAGCATATAACAAACCATTGCATTCAGTATAAAAAAACGGGAGAGTTTTCAatgtaatttatttacaaactaataaacaaaaaatcgaCAAGTTTTCAACACGTATGTTGCTATACGTTCATAACATTGCGCAAGTGACTTCGTATTAATCTTGaaccttgaaaattttttgcaacaatGGCGCTACTGTACATAGCACACAAGGTTGGTGCAAGGCAAAACAAGTAAAGAAATGGCGGTTTTTTATAATTGAATTGTAACTGTTGCGTTTtccaatttgtaaataaagaTTATTATGAAAATGCTCTCTTTCGCTGCACTGATTGCAACAGTTCGCTGCGTTAAACCAGTTTTGGACCATCCCAGGTCACACATCAAATTAAAGTACTGTACATTATAAAGTACATAACCAAGAAACGTTTCAATTGAATGTCGAGAAGACATAATAATGAGTCACAGAATTAAAAGTTTTCCCCTGTAACttgatgttttattgttttcacagACCGCAACTGTGATTTGTCGCCGCAGTGCTTCCTTTACGTCAGAAGTTGTCATTTGTTGTGGGTTCAGATAAATTGTAAAACAACTTGTCAACTTCCTTGCTGATGTGTCAAATAAAACCATAAAGGAACAGTGTCACTTTCCACTGCCAATATCTTAACTATTTGACTCTCTATAGCTATCTATGACTTCTAGTGGTTTTAATACTCAGATTGCTCAAAGTCGGTACTTGCTTCGTATGTAGTTGAACAACTTGCTTCTACTATTCAATATTATTActgtataagttatataagcATTACTTGATGATTTTTTTGGATTCATGACGAAACTTGCAATTGACCGGGCTCTATAcctgtatatatacataccTTGACTATATTGCATGATATCTATACAGCGTAACAATTAATATACCAAAACCTGTACCGCGCATTCACCTGACTAAAAGGCATCGTTGATTAAAAGAAATCATTGCTTTTATTACGGACTTTGTTCCACACATGTTGTGTTGTTACTTATCATCGTGTTTTCGTTTGAAGCGTTTTTACCAATCAGCACCTTTTACGCGtttgttaactattttaatcaCGTGATTTGGCACCCTTGTTATATACCCTTGAACCTGTGGCCTTCCTTGCTGATGTGTCAAATAAAAGCACAAAGGACCTGAGTAGTTCGCCGGATATCGATGAATTGTACAAAATCCttcttttttgatttcatttgaTTATTTTGCTGAAACAATTTATGGTAAAGAAATGAAAGACTTAATTACTTTATATCAAAGCCGTTTATCTGTGAGAATTTCGGCCGCTTTTGTTAATTATCTGTAATTACAAAGTTAAATTGCATTCAATGTATTACAATGCATATGTCTCTCTGAACTCTGTAGGACTGAGTTTTCCTTCAGCTGCTCGAAACTAAACCGAAGCAGACCATGTTGTGAATGAAACTGATTTAATATGAGACTACTTGgacatgtttaaaataaatcacgCAGGCGTTTTGATCCAAACTTCAGACGCAAAAGTCCAAAAGCAACGAAAAGTCTTGATCGGGTCCCAACGTAGACTCACCTTCGAACTGAGCATCGCACACGTCACAACCAATCACAATAATTACAATtccattaaaaacaaaacactctTACTTCCGAGAGTAAAGATGCAAAGGACACGGTGCACGCGCCACACAAAATGCAACTGGAACCGCGGAATAAAAAGCAAACTGAAAGCatttaagataaaaataaaaccacaACGGGGTGTTACAAAAACTTGTGGACAATTATAATTAaacgacaaaaatatttttggtgttAAATTTTGGAATGTTTTGCCTgaaccaaaaaagaaaaattatcaTAAATTTGCATGTGCTAAAAATGCCACCAACAACTACAACCATGAACTGTTTTTCTCTTTCCTTAACCTATTTAACATTGTTTACATAATCTAATATAGCCACTATATACAGGTTAGCTCACTCTTCTTGAACATAGACTACgaagtttttctttgctttcttttgttagatttcaTTGGTCGTGGCTGCACAGAATTTAGTtgtgatgaaaacatttgtctTCACAAGCTGGCACAGCATTTTCACTTTCATCAATCAAATTTAACATAATCATCATATCCCGGTCTTACTTATTGCTGGTTACGGTCGTTCTAAATTAAAGATCTCTTACAAAGACCTTCTTTGGGCAAAATTTACTTGAGACATTGCTTATTCTGTCATTGTGTATAGTATTATGTTTTTGTAGCATAGTTATCGTAATCACTAATGTGTATACGCCATAGTCGGTGTATCCACTATTCATCACAAATACTGTAGTTGAAGGGAATGTAGAGGCATGATTTCCTAAAGACATtattatgcttttattttagTCTTGCTGTCTATATTTTAGTGCACTTGTGGGCCGCAACGTCGAGCTATTTCGGTCACAGAAACAGGATTTCGGTCTCTAGGATCGAGTTTCTTTTGTGCGTTTTTCCTTAGCCGTATTTTTGCTGTGCACTTAAGATActcattgtcattttaatttaaccatgtcactttatatatttatttcggTTATTTATATCCGTGTTTTTAAAGTTAGAGAACATGCTTTCTACATTTTTCAACAGTGTAGTTGTTTCgttgttttagttttgttttaaattcgtCATTGATTCGGAATTATTTTGTAGGTTTGGTGGCCCATGCTAACGTTCCATCTAATAGCACAATTCTATTCTTGCAATTTGCATGTTTAAACCCTTGGGCTTTGACGCTTTGCCACCATTCGGAATAGAAATAAATTGGGAAAAGGAAATGAATGTTCAAGCAAAACAATTGAAATCGAACACGGCTGGAATGTGGCAatgtaagaaattttcaaacggaaattataacttatatgAGAAAGTtagaaataataaacaatcatcaaaaaatcaaaattaaaccTAGATTGAAATTCTTCCTATGTGTTGATAAAACttcaaactttgtttaaaatatttttatgctgCCTGTCACAATGGAAAGACCGTTCTTATCACTGGTTAGTACTTGACACTGCTCGATAATTCAGCTAGCTGTTGTGGTCaatattgaaatattcagGTGGAAACTCTGGGCTTGGGAAAGCAACAGCGATGGATCTTGCTAAAAGAGGAGCTCGTGTTGTCATCGCATCGAGGAATTTGGAGAAATCAAACAAAGTTAAAGAtgaaat comes from the Clavelina lepadiformis chromosome 5, kaClaLepa1.1, whole genome shotgun sequence genome and includes:
- the LOC143461331 gene encoding uncharacterized protein LOC143461331 isoform X1 encodes the protein MIRRSSNHSTVAFIMDLKAHMGCGLLLFVVLSFPPQTNSQCARVGCFDCFDWCGTTTTCDVELFKIFCAKTCNACATVSQDCKDLNCQHRCIRDGDSGERRCQCFDGYRLDEDGRTCTDIDECAEDPNLCLNTTEAHCDNTPGSYRCTTCRSFKLGPATYWNYYRKEECCRQNAKNFFQCGSSLTNGGRVVGGRNALFGSWPWMAHIGLEDKICGGTLISDEWVLTAAHCVWKFRNRPGVVRVVLGVLRSTPKNGNIHQQSTTAMRIYIHENYTHTDNDIALIRLRRKAKTGTYVGRVCLPNGEEPEDGEICIATGYGTTEYRGNLATTLQEVSLPIVNSEVCRRSYSNHTNNINPDRYMCAGYEEGVRDTCQGDSGGPLVCQRCKNCDWYIAGVTAFGRRCGSPGYYGIYTRVTAFEPWISQITSIPVTNEECKRAVWTRWGAFTPCNAECGGGKRSRIRHCKYGSANIDIGCRGDTEETVDCNTQSCVDAFWSSYDIGSCSRSCGGGTRTNRRICVNGSPGQKGCEGNASMVENCNERPCPIWGPFGAWSDCTKECGTGTQNSTRVCLNVVVGEEGCRGESKKSRNCNTQICAHWSEYEPWSDCDVTCMQSKERRCVGGKIGNDGCIGDAIINQTCCQAFGQWSQYGECSRTCGGGQRTRTRQCPDPVRCLPDQHGTSTSQSQPCNSGICPGKWTEWSKRGTCSVTCGQGQQEQVRRCEGGEIGGPGCEGNATRVIPCNKTPVWEAWSDYSECSKTCGHGVETRTRVCCGGEGSCEGEAQEKRPCNLVTCLPTDQCAQYVNLVDDVTCQGFAKQEYCTSTYQAYMEENCQLTCCRYGDYRNCDLSPQCFLYVRSCHLLWVQINCKTTCQLPC
- the LOC143461331 gene encoding uncharacterized protein LOC143461331 isoform X2, encoding MIRRSSNHSTVAFIMDLKAHMGCGLLLFVVLSFPPQTNSQCARVGCFDCFDWCGTTTTCDVELFKIFCAKTCNACATVSQDCKDLNCQHRCIRDGDSGERRCQCFDGYRLDEDGRTCTDIDECAEDPNLCLNTTEAHCDNTPGSYRCTTCRSFKLGPATYWNYYRKEECCRQNAKNFFQCGSSLTNGGRVVGGRNALFGSWPWMAHIGLEDKICGGTLISDEWVLTAAHCVWKFRNRPGVVRVVLGVLRSTPKNGNIHQQSTTAMRIYIHENYTHTDNDIALIRLRRKAKTGTYVGRVCLPNGEEPEDGEICIATGYGTTEYRGNLATTLQEVSLPIVNSEVCRRSYSNHTNNINPDRYMCAGYEEGVRDTCQGDSGGPLVCQRCKNCDWYIAGVTAFGRRCGSPGYYGIYTRVTAFEPWISQITSIPVTNEECKRAVWTRWGAFTPCNAECGGGKRSRIRHCKYGSANIDIGCRGDTEETVDCNTQSCVDAFWSSYDIGSCSRSCGGGTRTNRRICVNGSPGQKGCEGNASMVENCNERPCPIWGPFGAWSDCTKECGTGTQNSTRVCLNVVVGEEGCRGESKKSRNCNTQICAHWSEYEPWSDCDVTCMQSKERRCVGGKIGNDGCIGDAIINQTCCQAFGQWSQYGECSRTCGGGQRTRTRQCPDPVRCLPDQHGTSTSQSQPCNSGICPGKWTEWSKRGTCSVTCGQGQQEQVRRCEGGEIGGPGCEGNATRVIPCNKTPVWEAWSDYSECSKTCGHGVETRTRVCCGGERSCEGEAQEGRPCNLVTCLPTDQCAQYVNLVDDVTCQVFAKQRYCTSSYQAYMEENCRLTCCKYSDYRSCDLSPQCFLYVRSCHLLWVQKNCKTTCGLPC